A window of the Fusibacter sp. A1 genome harbors these coding sequences:
- a CDS encoding PTS glucose transporter subunit IIA codes for MLGFFKKSVEVIKYPIEGTRIPLSSVPDEVFSKKMLGDGTAILPQGSIVSAPCNCEVIQIFPTNHAIGLLTEKGIELLIHIGIDTVELKGNGFKRIASVGDKLKTGDPIVEIDRDVILEQGKKLETPIIITNMEIVKSIDTEAGDDDIMVVVLK; via the coding sequence ATGTTAGGATTTTTCAAAAAGTCAGTTGAAGTGATCAAGTATCCGATTGAAGGTACAAGGATTCCACTTTCCAGCGTACCTGACGAAGTGTTCTCAAAAAAAATGTTAGGTGATGGAACTGCAATACTCCCGCAAGGCTCAATAGTGAGCGCTCCTTGTAACTGCGAAGTGATTCAGATTTTCCCGACAAACCATGCGATCGGCCTTTTAACTGAAAAAGGTATTGAACTGTTAATTCATATCGGCATCGATACAGTTGAACTAAAAGGGAATGGCTTTAAGAGAATCGCATCTGTCGGTGACAAGTTAAAAACGGGAGATCCTATTGTTGAAATTGACAGAGACGTGATTTTAGAACAGGGTAAAAAGCTTGAAACTCCGATTATCATTACCAATATGGAAATAGTGAAATCCATCGACACTGAAGCAGGTGATGATGATATCATGGTCGTGGTGTTAAAATAG
- a CDS encoding HPr family phosphocarrier protein, whose translation MRTIKIENQVGIHARPASQIVTAAKKFDCEVFLVKAGKEYSAKSIMNILSMAIVHGDVIGIRAHGANSEEAVNYIYELFAGINH comes from the coding sequence ATGAGAACAATTAAAATTGAAAATCAAGTAGGTATTCACGCTAGACCTGCAAGCCAGATTGTCACTGCAGCTAAAAAGTTTGATTGTGAAGTGTTTTTGGTGAAGGCAGGTAAGGAATACAGTGCTAAAAGTATAATGAACATACTAAGCATGGCCATCGTACATGGTGATGTGATCGGTATACGTGCTCATGGGGCGAACAGTGAAGAAGCTGTTAATTATATATATGAACTTTTTGCGGGCATCAATCATTAA
- the ptsP gene encoding phosphoenolpyruvate--protein phosphotransferase, producing MKGIGICKGIAVGKVAIYDNQLPEVRSMTVQDALAEVARLDDSLLSLKKNMSNRLKSAEEKGQKEKREIFEAHLMILEDPELTSQMKDMITSDSINAEHAVKAICDQFVAIFEAMDNEYIKQRANDIKDIRDELIKSLLGIEMHREYAPNTIVIAEDFFPSDIHLTEDEHVIGLVAEVGAETTHFAILAKIGGIPTVLAVEELLKTVKEGDTLIVDGDNGEIVINPDEETIGHYLKIQEKMKIFESKISIYKDKETVSKDGKRFGVYANVANTKDLKAANENGAEGIGLFRTEFIYMDRNNEPSEAEQFEIYKKMIQGMNGKPVVIRTLDVGGDKELHYLGIPKEDNPFLGFRAVRYCLTNIPLFKKQLRALLRASVYGELHIMVPMISNLEEVLAVKKIVEEVEVSLKEEGIEVGAYKLGIMIEVPSAAFLSDVLAQYVDFFSIGTNDLIQYTMAADRMNKAVSYLYSPYMPAFIRLVDTVIRNGNDKKIHVAMCGELASNPRFIPLLVGMGLNEFSMSSNRILESRYIISKLNVEECELLRAEVLNMVTESEIKNRLEMFYQQNLYEA from the coding sequence ATGAAGGGCATCGGAATTTGTAAAGGTATAGCAGTTGGTAAAGTGGCGATTTATGACAATCAATTACCAGAAGTCCGTTCTATGACAGTGCAAGATGCACTCGCAGAAGTAGCAAGACTGGATGATTCGTTACTATCATTAAAGAAAAACATGTCAAATCGATTGAAATCAGCTGAGGAAAAAGGTCAAAAAGAAAAAAGAGAGATCTTTGAAGCTCACTTGATGATTCTGGAAGACCCAGAACTAACCAGTCAGATGAAAGACATGATCACAAGTGATTCAATAAACGCTGAACATGCCGTAAAGGCGATTTGCGATCAATTTGTCGCTATTTTTGAAGCGATGGACAATGAGTACATCAAACAGCGTGCGAATGACATCAAAGATATTCGCGATGAACTAATCAAATCACTATTGGGTATCGAGATGCATAGGGAATATGCACCTAATACCATTGTGATCGCCGAGGATTTCTTTCCCTCAGATATCCATTTGACTGAGGATGAACATGTCATCGGTTTGGTGGCAGAGGTTGGTGCCGAGACGACACACTTTGCCATATTGGCGAAAATTGGCGGGATCCCAACGGTCTTAGCGGTTGAGGAGTTGTTAAAAACCGTCAAAGAAGGGGATACGCTCATCGTCGATGGAGACAACGGCGAAATAGTCATTAATCCGGATGAGGAAACGATAGGCCACTATCTGAAGATTCAAGAAAAAATGAAGATCTTTGAATCTAAAATCAGCATCTATAAGGACAAAGAGACAGTATCAAAGGATGGCAAGCGTTTTGGCGTATACGCGAATGTCGCCAACACAAAAGATCTAAAGGCAGCCAATGAGAACGGAGCAGAGGGGATTGGCCTGTTCAGGACTGAGTTTATCTATATGGATAGAAATAACGAGCCGTCCGAAGCGGAGCAGTTTGAAATCTATAAGAAGATGATTCAGGGCATGAACGGCAAACCGGTTGTAATTAGGACACTTGATGTAGGTGGAGACAAAGAACTTCACTATCTTGGAATTCCTAAGGAAGACAATCCATTTTTAGGTTTCAGGGCTGTCAGATACTGCCTCACGAACATTCCTTTATTCAAAAAGCAACTTAGAGCGCTTTTAAGGGCATCGGTTTATGGCGAACTGCATATCATGGTTCCGATGATCTCTAATCTGGAAGAAGTGTTGGCGGTTAAGAAAATCGTTGAAGAGGTGGAAGTTTCACTTAAAGAAGAAGGAATTGAAGTCGGTGCCTACAAGCTTGGCATCATGATCGAAGTTCCATCTGCTGCATTCTTATCGGATGTTCTTGCACAATATGTCGATTTCTTCTCGATCGGAACAAATGACCTTATTCAGTATACGATGGCTGCAGACAGGATGAATAAGGCGGTTTCCTACTTGTATTCACCCTATATGCCGGCCTTTATCCGCCTTGTCGATACCGTCATCAGAAATGGCAACGATAAAAAGATTCATGTCGCGATGTGTGGCGAACTTGCTTCAAACCCTAGATTTATACCTCTGCTAGTTGGGATGGGGTTGAATGAATTCTCCATGAGCTCCAATCGAATTCTCGAAAGCCGCTATATCATTTCTAAATTGAATGTTGAGGAATGTGAGTTGTTAAGAGCAGAAGTTCTTAATATGGTGACTGAATCAGAAATCAAGAATAGGCTTGAAATGTTCTATCAGCAAAATTTGTATGAAGCCTAA
- the mraZ gene encoding division/cell wall cluster transcriptional repressor MraZ, with amino-acid sequence MFFGEYDHTMDIKGRVSMPAKFREKLTDTFYITQGLDTCLFVFPEDEWKKIEEKLKALPLTNKNARNFVRTFFSGAMEATLDKQGRVMVSQKLRTYAKFDKEITVIGVSSRIELWANDVWQSYNSDEALSYEELAEQMSELGI; translated from the coding sequence GTGTTTTTCGGTGAATATGATCATACAATGGATATCAAAGGCCGAGTAAGCATGCCTGCAAAGTTTCGTGAGAAGCTTACGGATACCTTCTATATCACCCAGGGGCTGGATACCTGCCTATTTGTCTTTCCAGAAGATGAATGGAAAAAAATCGAGGAAAAGCTCAAGGCGCTTCCTCTGACCAATAAAAACGCGCGGAATTTTGTCAGGACCTTCTTCTCAGGCGCTATGGAAGCCACACTGGATAAGCAAGGACGTGTGATGGTAAGTCAGAAGTTAAGGACTTATGCGAAGTTTGATAAAGAGATTACGGTAATAGGAGTCTCTTCAAGGATAGAACTATGGGCCAATGACGTATGGCAGTCTTATAACAGCGATGAAGCCTTAAGTTATGAGGAATTGGCGGAACAAATGTCGGAACTAGGAATATAA
- the rsmH gene encoding 16S rRNA (cytosine(1402)-N(4))-methyltransferase RsmH codes for MKFEHVSVLYQECIDGLAIKEDGIYVDGTLGGGGHSGGILEKLTTGRLIGIDQDPAALKAASDKLAEHGEKFIPYRSNFSDLNHVLDDLGIAKIDGMLMDLGVSSHQLDTPERGFSYNHDAPLDMRMDPSAKFSAFDVVNTYTAKELEGVIKDYGEENWARRIAMFIVEKRQIEPIRTTFELVEVIKAAVPKKARMDGPHPAKRTFQAIRIEVNRELDIISTTIKDAASRMNKGGRIAIITFHSLEDRIVKNMYRDLANDCVCPPKAPICTCNTVPLLKVVTRKPIAPSTEELEVNPRSRSAKLRVAERI; via the coding sequence ATGAAATTTGAACATGTATCGGTTTTATATCAAGAATGTATCGACGGCTTGGCGATAAAAGAGGATGGAATCTATGTTGATGGCACACTAGGTGGTGGCGGTCATTCCGGCGGCATTCTAGAGAAATTGACAACCGGTAGGCTGATTGGGATCGATCAGGATCCGGCAGCCTTAAAAGCAGCCTCTGATAAACTTGCAGAACATGGAGAAAAATTCATTCCATATAGAAGTAATTTTAGTGACCTAAATCATGTTTTGGACGATCTTGGCATAGCTAAGATCGATGGAATGTTGATGGATTTAGGTGTTTCGTCTCATCAGTTGGACACTCCTGAAAGAGGATTTTCGTATAATCACGACGCCCCACTCGATATGAGAATGGATCCGTCTGCTAAGTTCAGCGCCTTTGATGTTGTCAACACCTATACGGCTAAAGAGCTTGAGGGTGTGATCAAGGACTACGGCGAAGAGAACTGGGCGAGAAGGATCGCAATGTTTATCGTAGAAAAAAGACAGATTGAGCCGATAAGGACCACTTTTGAGTTGGTTGAGGTCATCAAGGCCGCTGTACCGAAAAAAGCAAGAATGGATGGACCACATCCGGCAAAACGGACATTTCAGGCGATCAGAATAGAGGTAAACCGCGAACTTGATATCATTTCTACAACCATCAAGGATGCCGCATCGAGGATGAATAAAGGTGGAAGGATTGCGATAATCACATTCCATTCACTAGAAGATAGAATTGTGAAAAACATGTATAGGGATCTTGCCAATGACTGTGTTTGCCCGCCCAAGGCGCCGATTTGCACATGTAATACGGTACCGCTCTTGAAGGTGGTCACAAGAAAGCCGATCGCTCCATCGACTGAAGAGTTAGAAGTGAATCCGAGATCAAGGAGCGCGAAACTTAGAGTTGCTGAACGAATTTAA
- a CDS encoding penicillin-binding transpeptidase domain-containing protein — MKVNLTHQKRLFVIYFFVSILFILLVARLFQFQILDRDKIKVAADDQISRKINISAERGPITDRNGAVLAYTLKSHNVIIDKKTLIANKEAVDEVELANRIAQQYPAVSADEILEKLYASDSDEVVVIEGLPLEYVRPVQSLEDAYLSVKSVNLRIYPNQTLASHTLGITSVDGVGLSGLEYMYNLDLSGTDGFIETRTDELGRRLPYADAVEGPVINGYTIETTLDLTIQHFVEEAIEKAYVDTQALRVTAVVQHAQTGELLAIASVPDFNPNSPREPIYESQIEAMENRAEDVSEAVIYQSFWKNPANEFVYEPGSTFKIFTGAVGLEEGTIHLNDTYTCNGVYYVTKQPKACWYTRGHGVQTLTEAFENSCNVAFMQIIEQVGKEKFYEYMKAFKLDQKSDIELNGEARPQIVGEEKAVPVDLASMSYGHALALTPIQMMKIITVVSSDGKLIQPSIIKRVLDDEGNVIKEFEPKIEGQVLSSKTAQQVLDMLTSVVVNGSGKRASVPGYNIAGKTGTSIKNINGSYEDSTIVLSSFAAIVPSDDPLFNLLVVVDEPKTKDIHGSTVAAPIARDIIEDILRYYEMEPKNKIGTETFAAPDFIGMDVKSAKELAESTNVELVEILDENETEFDPDAIITKQYPLGGTLIGKEIKIYISIDSSK, encoded by the coding sequence ATGAAGGTGAACCTGACTCATCAAAAACGATTGTTTGTGATTTATTTTTTTGTATCAATCCTATTTATTCTTCTAGTAGCACGATTATTTCAGTTTCAGATTTTGGATAGGGACAAGATCAAGGTAGCGGCTGACGACCAGATTTCTAGAAAAATCAATATCAGCGCAGAGCGTGGACCGATAACCGATAGAAACGGCGCAGTTTTGGCGTATACTTTAAAGTCCCATAATGTCATTATTGACAAAAAGACATTGATTGCAAATAAAGAGGCGGTAGACGAGGTGGAGCTGGCCAACCGGATTGCGCAGCAGTATCCCGCTGTCAGCGCGGACGAGATTCTTGAAAAACTTTATGCAAGCGATTCAGATGAAGTGGTAGTCATCGAAGGATTACCGCTTGAATATGTGCGGCCGGTGCAGTCGCTAGAAGACGCGTATCTGTCTGTCAAATCAGTCAACCTAAGAATTTATCCAAATCAGACCCTGGCATCCCACACGCTTGGAATCACCTCAGTGGACGGCGTAGGATTATCTGGGCTTGAGTATATGTATAACCTAGATCTGTCGGGAACGGATGGATTTATTGAAACAAGAACGGATGAGCTGGGCAGAAGGCTCCCGTATGCAGATGCGGTAGAAGGACCGGTAATCAACGGTTATACGATCGAAACGACACTAGACCTGACAATTCAGCATTTTGTAGAAGAGGCGATTGAAAAGGCCTATGTTGACACGCAGGCTCTAAGAGTGACCGCGGTGGTTCAACATGCACAAACGGGTGAGCTGCTTGCTATCGCAAGTGTTCCTGATTTTAATCCCAATTCTCCAAGAGAACCGATCTATGAAAGTCAGATTGAAGCGATGGAAAATCGTGCTGAAGACGTATCTGAGGCTGTTATCTATCAATCGTTCTGGAAAAATCCTGCAAATGAGTTCGTCTATGAACCTGGATCGACCTTTAAGATTTTCACAGGGGCTGTAGGGCTTGAAGAAGGAACGATACACCTAAATGATACCTATACCTGCAACGGTGTTTATTACGTGACAAAACAACCAAAAGCCTGCTGGTATACACGAGGCCACGGCGTTCAGACCTTGACAGAAGCGTTTGAAAACTCATGTAATGTCGCATTTATGCAAATCATCGAACAAGTCGGCAAAGAAAAGTTCTATGAGTATATGAAGGCGTTTAAATTAGATCAGAAGTCAGATATTGAACTCAACGGCGAGGCAAGACCGCAAATAGTCGGTGAAGAAAAGGCAGTACCTGTGGATCTTGCCAGCATGTCTTACGGACACGCCTTAGCGCTCACACCCATTCAGATGATGAAGATCATTACTGTTGTTTCGAGTGACGGCAAGCTGATTCAGCCATCCATCATCAAACGTGTGCTTGATGATGAAGGAAACGTCATAAAGGAGTTTGAACCGAAGATTGAAGGACAGGTCTTGTCGAGCAAAACAGCGCAACAAGTTCTCGATATGCTTACAAGCGTGGTCGTAAACGGTTCTGGTAAACGAGCAAGTGTTCCAGGATACAATATCGCAGGTAAAACAGGCACCTCGATCAAGAATATCAACGGCAGCTATGAGGATTCAACTATCGTACTGTCATCGTTTGCAGCGATCGTACCGTCTGATGATCCACTGTTCAACCTGCTTGTCGTTGTCGATGAGCCAAAGACAAAAGATATACACGGTTCGACAGTCGCCGCACCTATAGCAAGGGATATCATCGAAGACATTCTAAGATATTATGAAATGGAACCTAAGAATAAAATCGGCACTGAAACATTCGCCGCACCTGATTTTATAGGAATGGATGTCAAAAGTGCCAAGGAGCTTGCGGAATCAACGAATGTGGAACTGGTTGAAATTCTTGATGAGAATGAAACCGAGTTTGATCCAGATGCGATAATCACCAAACAATATCCGCTGGGCGGAACACTTATAGGCAAGGAAATCAAAATTTACATCAGCATAGATTCCTCGAAGTAG
- the murF gene encoding UDP-N-acetylmuramoyl-tripeptide--D-alanyl-D-alanine ligase: MIVSIKEISVWIDADYQGDEVAVTGFSIDTRIIRKGDMFVAFEGEHVSGESYVAQAFENGAVAALVSHNYSGSQKNVIRVENTQHALQRIAGAYRKTLPTRIVAITGSVGKTTTKDVIGKVLASKFNVFKTDGNFNNEIGLPLMLLSIEKEHEWAVLELGMNHYGELALLSELTNHDIAVITNIGTAHIEFFGSKENILKAKLEIASTLKEDQILLLNGCDPLLNTIESDTFKIERVGDPTRDSIYAKNIRIGSDTTQFDLVANHVVKTVTLPLIGEHHVGNALLAVNIGLRLGLDLDEIVKSLRNVDVPKMRFESVEKSGIIFINDAYNASLDSIIASVSTFEKMPIGNRLVILGDVFECGDWSQTIHCEIGRSLNGFGVDLICFVGLAMKHAFDAYSGEKKYFQSKSECLEWLNRSLCAGDHVLLKASRGMKLETLIEEYEGV, translated from the coding sequence ATGATCGTTTCAATAAAAGAGATTTCAGTCTGGATCGATGCGGACTATCAGGGTGATGAAGTCGCAGTAACCGGCTTTTCGATCGATACCAGAATAATAAGAAAAGGCGATATGTTTGTCGCATTCGAGGGTGAGCATGTCAGCGGTGAAAGTTATGTCGCGCAAGCTTTTGAAAACGGAGCTGTCGCAGCACTTGTTTCACATAACTATAGCGGTAGCCAAAAGAATGTGATACGAGTTGAAAATACGCAACACGCGCTTCAGCGCATTGCAGGTGCCTACCGTAAGACACTGCCTACGCGAATAGTCGCGATAACAGGTTCTGTCGGTAAAACTACGACGAAAGATGTCATAGGTAAAGTGCTTGCTTCCAAGTTCAACGTGTTCAAGACCGATGGAAACTTCAATAACGAAATCGGCTTACCTTTGATGCTCTTGTCCATCGAGAAGGAGCATGAATGGGCGGTTCTTGAACTTGGTATGAACCATTACGGAGAACTGGCACTACTTTCTGAACTGACCAATCACGATATCGCAGTGATCACGAATATCGGTACGGCACATATCGAATTTTTCGGCTCAAAGGAAAACATCTTAAAGGCGAAATTGGAAATCGCATCTACCTTAAAGGAAGATCAGATACTGCTATTAAACGGCTGCGATCCTCTTTTGAATACGATTGAAAGTGATACGTTTAAAATAGAAAGAGTCGGTGACCCGACAAGGGATTCCATTTATGCAAAAAACATTAGGATAGGATCAGATACGACGCAGTTCGATTTGGTCGCCAATCATGTCGTAAAAACGGTGACGCTACCCCTGATCGGGGAACATCATGTCGGCAATGCTTTGCTTGCTGTCAACATAGGTCTAAGACTTGGGTTAGATCTTGATGAGATCGTGAAGAGTCTGAGAAACGTGGATGTTCCTAAAATGAGGTTTGAATCCGTAGAAAAGTCGGGAATCATCTTTATCAACGACGCATATAACGCAAGCCTTGATTCGATCATCGCCAGCGTATCCACCTTTGAAAAAATGCCGATCGGTAATCGCCTTGTGATCTTGGGCGATGTGTTTGAGTGCGGTGACTGGTCTCAGACCATCCACTGCGAAATCGGTAGGTCCTTAAATGGCTTTGGCGTGGATCTCATCTGTTTTGTAGGACTTGCTATGAAGCATGCCTTTGATGCCTACAGTGGTGAAAAGAAGTATTTTCAAAGCAAGAGTGAATGCCTAGAATGGCTCAATAGATCGCTTTGTGCGGGAGACCATGTTTTACTAAAAGCTTCACGAGGTATGAAACTTGAGACATTGATAGAAGAGTATGAGGGAGTATGA
- the mraY gene encoding phospho-N-acetylmuramoyl-pentapeptide-transferase, which yields MTQLFSLLLGLTITVALGPVWIPFFKKLKFGQYIREDGPQGHLKKAGTPTFGGIMFVFSALVGSLILGIVNKSVLMVIVATVGYGLIGFADDYIKVIKKDNLGLRAWQKMLGLSIVTVGLFALFLTEHTVVFPGGIFGFYSPVAVFIFFAFIAVATTNAVNLTDGIDGLCASVTLIVTILFSVLAYQSGQTLLLGFDLLMAGALMGYLVYNWHPAKVFMGDTGSLALGGYVLANAVLLKIEWFIPVFGLIYVLETLSVIIQVAYFKKTKKRFFKMAPLHHHFELIGWREKKIVFVAGAITSALCVLTYYVVMLLG from the coding sequence ATGACACAATTATTTTCGTTATTGCTGGGACTGACGATTACAGTCGCGCTAGGTCCTGTTTGGATACCGTTTTTCAAAAAACTGAAGTTCGGTCAATATATTAGGGAAGATGGACCTCAAGGCCATCTGAAAAAGGCAGGAACCCCGACATTCGGCGGGATCATGTTTGTCTTTTCAGCGCTGGTCGGCAGCCTGATTCTTGGGATTGTCAACAAATCCGTGTTAATGGTAATCGTAGCCACCGTAGGGTATGGACTGATCGGGTTTGCTGACGATTACATCAAAGTGATCAAAAAGGATAACTTGGGCTTAAGGGCATGGCAGAAGATGCTAGGTCTTTCTATTGTCACTGTCGGTCTATTCGCACTCTTTTTAACAGAACATACAGTGGTGTTTCCGGGAGGTATTTTTGGATTTTACAGTCCGGTTGCCGTGTTCATCTTCTTTGCCTTTATAGCAGTGGCTACGACAAATGCGGTCAATCTGACCGATGGAATTGACGGCTTATGCGCTTCTGTGACACTGATTGTCACTATTTTATTCAGCGTCCTTGCGTATCAGTCAGGTCAAACCCTGTTACTGGGCTTTGACTTGTTGATGGCGGGTGCGCTTATGGGATACCTTGTCTACAACTGGCATCCGGCAAAAGTATTTATGGGAGATACCGGTTCCTTGGCCTTAGGCGGATACGTTCTGGCAAATGCGGTACTGCTTAAGATTGAATGGTTCATCCCTGTATTCGGTCTGATTTATGTTTTAGAAACCTTGTCGGTAATCATTCAGGTCGCCTATTTTAAAAAAACAAAAAAGCGTTTCTTTAAGATGGCTCCTCTTCACCACCATTTCGAACTGATCGGATGGCGGGAAAAAAAGATTGTCTTTGTCGCAGGAGCGATCACATCTGCTCTTTGCGTGTTAACTTATTATGTAGTTATGCTATTGGGGTGA
- the murD gene encoding UDP-N-acetylmuramoyl-L-alanine--D-glutamate ligase: protein MRSVDKLNVLVVGMASSGREAVKLLHEKGAIITITDTKQASEIEGYDEISHLISNELLGSQAIDVKAYDLLVLSPGVPTKLDFIVKAKELGIPVWAEVELAFRFAKGKFIGITGTNGKTTTTTIVGEIFKAAGFKTSVVGNIGRPISEAVRLEDDVDRIYVTELSSYQLESVHEFKPWIAALLNITPDHLARHGTMEEYVTAKLSLVRHMEDADHFIMNADDPVIQKLMHQFPEARLFSRERKDVDTYVVDDAIVTCSESGCEEVIRTDEIFIKGSHNVENALAVIAICDLAGIDAAVMAAVLKEFKGVEHRNEFVAEVNGIRYFNDSKATNPEASIPAIKSMDRPTILIAGGMDKGSDYSGWISYFQNVRHVVLFGETKNDIKEALIRSGFTEVSVVDTLEAAVQAASGIATSGDAVLLSPACASWDMYKNFEVRGDEFKQFVYALQKER from the coding sequence ATGAGATCTGTCGATAAATTGAACGTACTGGTCGTAGGCATGGCTAGTTCTGGTAGAGAAGCTGTGAAGCTACTTCATGAAAAAGGTGCAATAATCACAATAACTGATACGAAGCAAGCGAGTGAGATAGAAGGCTACGACGAGATAAGCCATCTGATTTCAAATGAACTATTGGGATCGCAAGCGATTGATGTGAAGGCATATGATCTTTTGGTCTTAAGCCCCGGGGTGCCTACAAAGCTTGATTTTATTGTAAAGGCGAAGGAACTAGGTATTCCTGTCTGGGCCGAAGTGGAGCTCGCCTTTCGGTTTGCAAAGGGGAAGTTTATCGGAATCACAGGAACAAACGGAAAGACGACCACGACGACAATCGTTGGAGAGATATTCAAGGCGGCGGGCTTTAAGACTAGTGTTGTAGGCAACATAGGACGACCTATTTCAGAAGCGGTACGTCTTGAAGATGATGTCGACAGGATCTATGTGACAGAACTAAGCAGTTATCAGCTTGAATCGGTACATGAGTTCAAGCCCTGGATCGCCGCGCTACTCAATATAACACCTGACCACCTTGCAAGGCATGGTACGATGGAAGAGTACGTCACTGCGAAACTAAGCCTTGTAAGGCACATGGAAGATGCGGACCACTTCATCATGAATGCAGATGATCCTGTCATACAAAAGCTTATGCATCAGTTTCCTGAGGCTAGACTGTTTTCAAGAGAAAGAAAAGATGTGGACACCTATGTGGTGGACGATGCAATTGTTACGTGTTCTGAAAGCGGATGCGAAGAGGTTATCAGAACAGATGAGATATTTATTAAAGGAAGCCATAACGTTGAGAATGCGCTTGCTGTTATTGCAATTTGTGATTTGGCAGGTATAGATGCAGCTGTGATGGCAGCTGTTTTAAAAGAATTCAAGGGTGTGGAGCATAGAAACGAGTTTGTTGCCGAGGTAAATGGAATACGGTATTTCAATGATTCAAAGGCTACAAACCCCGAAGCAAGCATCCCGGCCATAAAATCCATGGATAGACCGACCATCCTGATTGCTGGAGGGATGGATAAGGGAAGCGATTATAGCGGATGGATCAGCTATTTTCAAAACGTACGACACGTTGTCTTATTTGGAGAGACCAAGAACGATATCAAGGAAGCTCTCATCAGATCAGGTTTTACAGAGGTATCCGTAGTTGATACCCTTGAAGCGGCAGTTCAAGCTGCAAGTGGAATCGCCACTTCAGGTGACGCTGTGCTCCTATCGCCTGCATGTGCGAGCTGGGACATGTATAAAAACTTTGAAGTAAGAGGGGATGAATTCAAGCAATTTGTCTATGCGCTGCAAAAAGAAAGGTAG
- a CDS encoding FtsW/RodA/SpoVE family cell cycle protein gives MKAVKKNVKFDYFLLTAVLALVALGVVMVYSSSFYNMIVKHNSPQKMLYEGLKFAGAGTIGMFVMSLFNYKKLFKLVPFLYITAITLSGAVLIFGKRIYGAKRWIDLGVMNGTIMPSEIAKIAIIFTFAGLVSLAGDRIKGLRQYSLMLGLLSALCLLTAVQPDFSTAALMFTLGLIMLFIARVNMMHLLSTTGILMLAGVGYVSIAEYRIKRVLIWWHNLKDTTYVFEDARRQITYSVYALSSGGMNGAGLGMSELKNLRLPEPYNDFIFAIIGEELGFIGSVLVLLLFTFVIFRVFSIAFHCKDIFGFMIAAGTGVLISLQVVINVGVVLNLLPTTGIPLPFVSKGGTSLIILMMLMGVVLNISLQNKLHEVSS, from the coding sequence ATGAAAGCGGTAAAAAAGAACGTAAAATTTGATTATTTCTTATTAACTGCGGTGCTGGCGCTGGTTGCTCTTGGAGTGGTGATGGTTTACTCATCTAGTTTTTACAATATGATCGTCAAACACAATTCACCGCAAAAAATGCTGTATGAGGGGCTAAAATTTGCGGGAGCTGGTACGATAGGCATGTTTGTCATGTCGCTTTTCAACTATAAGAAGCTATTTAAACTTGTACCATTTTTGTATATTACAGCGATCACGCTTTCTGGTGCAGTACTGATTTTCGGTAAAAGGATTTACGGTGCAAAGCGCTGGATCGATCTGGGGGTCATGAACGGAACGATCATGCCCTCTGAAATTGCCAAGATCGCCATCATTTTTACGTTTGCAGGCCTTGTGAGTCTTGCCGGTGACCGAATAAAGGGGTTAAGACAGTATTCATTAATGCTTGGTCTACTAAGCGCCTTATGTCTATTGACAGCCGTTCAGCCTGACTTTTCGACAGCCGCGCTGATGTTCACCTTAGGTCTGATCATGCTCTTTATCGCAAGGGTAAATATGATGCACCTACTATCAACGACCGGTATTCTGATGCTGGCCGGAGTGGGTTATGTTTCTATTGCGGAATATAGGATCAAAAGGGTATTGATCTGGTGGCACAATTTAAAAGATACGACCTATGTGTTTGAAGATGCCAGAAGACAGATCACCTATTCTGTTTATGCGCTCAGTTCGGGCGGTATGAATGGTGCGGGTCTAGGAATGAGCGAGTTGAAAAACCTTAGGCTTCCTGAGCCCTACAACGATTTTATCTTTGCGATCATCGGCGAGGAGCTAGGGTTTATTGGAAGCGTCTTGGTCTTACTCTTGTTTACCTTTGTTATTTTTAGAGTTTTTTCAATCGCTTTTCATTGCAAGGATATTTTTGGATTCATGATTGCAGCCGGAACTGGAGTCTTGATTTCGCTTCAGGTTGTGATCAATGTGGGAGTAGTGCTTAATCTGCTACCGACGACAGGAATACCGCTACCTTTTGTATCAAAGGGTGGTACTTCTCTTATCATATTGATGATGCTGATGGGCGTCGTTTTGAATATTTCATTACAAAATAAATTACATGAGGTGTCATCATGA